The Calditrichota bacterium DNA segment CTGGAAAAGCCGCTGTCGCCAAACAGTGCGCAGGCGCAAGAGCTGATTGACACTGTCAAAAGTAAAAATCTTGTCACCATGGTCGGTTACATGATGCGTTATCTGGACACGTACATGAAGGCGAAAGCTGTTTTAGAGACTGGCGTGCTGGGGAAAATTATCACTGTGCACTCAACCATTTATGTGGCACAGCTTTTTCGTACCGGAAAAGGCTGGCGTTACAGCAAGGAGCAATCAGGCGGCGGCGTGGTGATTAGTCAAGCCACGCATTTGATTGATTTACTGCAATGGCTGCTGGGTCCTGTGGAAATGGTGACCGGCCACACAAAGAGTTGGTATTCGCAGGAGGTAGAAGATTTTGCTCACGTCCATTTTGAATTCAAAAGCGGCTCTATGGGCTGGATGGATTCATCGTGGAGTATTCGGCACCATCGGCTGATGCAGGTGAATATCGAAATTCATGCGGAAAACGGAAATCTTTTTATTTGCGATGATTATACAAAATTGTATCTTGACGACGCGAAAAATGGATTCAATTCTGGCTGGACTAACTGGTACAATCCCGA contains these protein-coding regions:
- a CDS encoding Gfo/Idh/MocA family oxidoreductase, which codes for MMRLAVIGIGKMGMLHAGIMNALDDVELCAVSDTSNFLLNGVKSLKPNLNIFNDHVKMLDKEQPDAVVIATPVFLHVPMAMECAKRGIPFFLEKPLSPNSAQAQELIDTVKSKNLVTMVGYMMRYLDTYMKAKAVLETGVLGKIITVHSTIYVAQLFRTGKGWRYSKEQSGGGVVISQATHLIDLLQWLLGPVEMVTGHTKSWYSQEVEDFAHVHFEFKSGSMGWMDSSWSIRHHRLMQVNIEIHAENGNLFICDDYTKLYLDDAKNGFNSGWTNWYNPDLFHGVEIDVGGPHYSRQGIAFIDAVKNGKPVTSDLRNAFEVQKIVDAIYESAGNHGQPTRV